In Halovivax gelatinilyticus, the following are encoded in one genomic region:
- the hisG gene encoding ATP phosphoribosyltransferase, with protein MRIAVPNKGRLHQPTIDLLERAGLHLENGADRKLYAETVDPEVTVLFARAADIPEYIADGAADMGITGLDQVRESGQAEVISELLDLGFGRCRLVLAAPREGEIEAVSDLAGRTVATEFPRITREFFADTDVSPDVVEVSGATELTPHVEMADAIVDITSTGTTLRVNNLAIIEEVLSSSVRLFAREDVVDEPKVGELRTALSSVLAADGKRYLMMNVPEDRLEAVRDVIPGLGGPTIMDVANGGDKVAVHAVVDERDVFETITEVKAAGASDILVTEIERLIE; from the coding sequence ATGCGAATCGCCGTTCCCAACAAGGGCCGCCTGCACCAGCCGACGATCGACCTCTTAGAGCGGGCTGGCCTGCATCTGGAAAACGGCGCCGACCGTAAACTCTACGCCGAGACGGTCGACCCCGAGGTGACGGTTCTGTTCGCCCGGGCGGCGGACATCCCCGAGTACATCGCCGACGGTGCCGCCGACATGGGTATCACCGGTCTCGATCAGGTTCGCGAGTCGGGACAGGCCGAGGTCATCTCGGAGCTGCTAGACCTCGGATTCGGTCGGTGTCGACTCGTGCTCGCCGCCCCGCGCGAGGGCGAGATCGAGGCGGTCTCCGACCTGGCCGGTCGGACCGTCGCGACGGAGTTTCCCCGGATCACCCGCGAGTTCTTCGCCGACACCGACGTCTCCCCTGACGTCGTCGAGGTGTCCGGGGCGACCGAACTCACCCCGCACGTCGAGATGGCCGACGCCATCGTCGACATCACGAGCACGGGGACGACGCTGCGAGTGAACAACCTCGCGATCATCGAGGAGGTCCTTTCGAGTTCGGTGCGGCTGTTCGCCCGCGAGGACGTCGTCGACGAACCGAAGGTGGGCGAGCTACGGACCGCCCTCTCGTCGGTGCTGGCCGCAGACGGTAAGCGCTACCTGATGATGAACGTGCCCGAAGACCGCCTCGAAGCGGTCCGCGACGTGATCCCCGGACTCGGGGGGCCGACGATCATGGACGTCGCCAACGGGGGCGACAAAGTCGCCGTCCACGCCGTCGTCGACGAGCGCGACGTCTTCGAGACGATCACCGAGGTCAAAGCCGCGGGCGCGAGCGACATCCTCGTCACGGAGATCGAGCGACTGATCGAGTAG